A window of the Cystobacter fuscus genome harbors these coding sequences:
- a CDS encoding sigma-54-dependent transcriptional regulator, translating into METGPVTPVVEPRPMRVLVVDDERNIRTTLRMCLEGLGCEVREAATADAALAALAQAPADLAFVDLRLGTASGLDLLPRLLAESPTLDIVLITAYATFDTAVEAVRRGARDYLPKPFTPAQIRHLVDKTRAHRERGFQLDALAEQLAQSVPEATLETASPLMHAALALVTRAAASDAAVLLRGESGTGKGVLARTLHSLSARRRRPFVTVNCPTLSEQLLASELFGHVRGAFTGAVRDQPGRVEQAEGGTLFLDEVAEMSPALQAQLLRFLQEKQFERLGEGRTRRADVRVVAATNRDLEKDVAEGHFREDLLYRLNVIEVKLPGLRERPEDILPLARRFVTFFARAAQRAVPELSPATEAMLRAYAWPGNVRELRNAVERALIVWPAGVLEPQAFPERIAAAMGSHVTLGGPHTLEEVEREHILRVLASVPTLDEAARVLGIDASTLWRKRKRYEAPPD; encoded by the coding sequence ATGGAGACCGGACCTGTCACGCCCGTGGTGGAGCCCCGCCCGATGCGGGTGCTGGTGGTGGATGACGAGCGCAACATCCGCACCACCCTGCGCATGTGCCTGGAGGGGCTCGGGTGCGAGGTGCGCGAGGCCGCCACCGCCGACGCCGCGCTCGCCGCGCTCGCCCAGGCCCCCGCGGACCTGGCCTTCGTGGACCTGCGCCTGGGCACCGCGAGTGGCCTGGACTTGCTGCCACGCCTGCTCGCCGAGTCCCCCACCCTGGACATCGTCCTCATCACCGCCTACGCCACCTTCGACACCGCCGTGGAGGCCGTACGGCGCGGGGCGCGTGACTATCTGCCCAAGCCCTTCACCCCGGCGCAGATCCGCCACCTGGTGGACAAGACGCGCGCCCACCGCGAGCGGGGCTTCCAACTGGACGCCCTGGCCGAGCAGCTCGCGCAGTCCGTGCCCGAGGCCACCCTGGAGACGGCCTCGCCCCTCATGCACGCCGCGCTCGCGCTCGTCACCCGGGCGGCGGCCTCGGACGCGGCGGTGCTCCTGCGCGGCGAGAGTGGCACTGGCAAGGGCGTGCTCGCGCGCACCCTGCACTCGCTGAGCGCGCGGCGCCGCCGCCCCTTCGTCACCGTCAACTGCCCCACCCTGTCCGAGCAACTGCTCGCCAGCGAGCTGTTCGGTCACGTGCGCGGCGCCTTCACCGGCGCGGTGAGGGATCAGCCGGGCCGGGTGGAACAGGCCGAGGGCGGCACGCTCTTCCTCGACGAGGTGGCGGAGATGAGCCCCGCGCTCCAGGCCCAATTGCTGCGCTTCCTCCAGGAGAAGCAGTTCGAGCGCCTGGGCGAGGGGCGCACACGCCGGGCGGACGTGCGCGTGGTGGCGGCGACCAACCGCGACCTCGAGAAGGACGTGGCCGAGGGGCACTTCCGCGAGGATCTGCTCTACCGGCTCAATGTCATCGAGGTGAAGCTGCCGGGCCTGCGCGAACGGCCCGAGGACATCCTGCCCCTGGCCCGACGCTTCGTGACGTTCTTCGCGCGAGCGGCCCAGCGCGCCGTGCCCGAGCTGTCCCCGGCGACGGAGGCGATGCTGCGCGCCTATGCGTGGCCGGGCAACGTGCGCGAGCTGAGGAACGCCGTGGAGCGCGCGCTCATCGTCTGGCCCGCCGGGGTGCTCGAGCCCCAGGCCTTCCCCGAGCGCATCGCGGCGGCCATGGGCTCACATGTCACATTGGGCGGGCCGCATACGCTGGAGGAAGTGGAGCGCGAGCACATCCTCCGGGTGTTGGCGAGCGTGCCCACGCTGGACGAGGCCGCGCGGGTGCTGGGCATCGACGCGTCCACGCTGTGGCGCAAGCGCAAGCGGTACGAGGCCCCGCCGGACTAG